One window from the genome of Pelodictyon luteolum DSM 273 encodes:
- a CDS encoding trans-sulfuration enzyme family protein, translating into MEFETLAIHDGQAPDPVTGSVTVPIYQTSTFEREGMEFNGGFVYSRIGNPTRKALESTLALLENGRHGLAFASGVAAAMAALQVLRPGDHIVSSMDIYGGSYRIFKEVMQPWGVETTYASGKTTASYESCIRPETRMIWVESPSNPLMRIADLRALAAICGERGILLAVDNTFASPYFQRPLDLGADIVVHSTTKYLGGHSDVMGGAIITNDGKLHTAIRNYQATAGAIPAPWECWLIMRGLKTLKIRMKEHEANALHLARFLEQQPAVSRVLYPGLPSHPQHELAASQMEGFGGMITIELKGGMHAVEKLIKGLKLFILADSLGGVESLIASPSRMTLWALSPEEKAARECTEGLVRLSIGLENARDLEDDLSSALEGC; encoded by the coding sequence ATGGAGTTTGAAACCCTTGCCATCCACGACGGACAGGCTCCCGATCCAGTGACTGGTTCGGTTACCGTACCTATCTACCAGACCTCTACCTTTGAACGGGAAGGAATGGAATTCAATGGAGGATTCGTCTATTCACGGATCGGGAATCCTACCCGCAAAGCACTTGAATCCACGCTAGCCCTGCTTGAGAACGGCCGTCACGGCCTTGCGTTCGCATCGGGGGTAGCGGCAGCAATGGCCGCGCTGCAGGTACTCAGGCCGGGAGACCATATCGTTTCAAGCATGGATATCTACGGAGGAAGTTATCGGATCTTCAAAGAGGTGATGCAGCCATGGGGGGTTGAAACAACCTATGCGTCCGGCAAAACCACCGCCAGCTACGAGAGCTGCATACGCCCTGAAACGCGGATGATCTGGGTCGAAAGCCCCAGCAATCCGCTGATGCGCATTGCCGACCTGAGGGCGCTCGCTGCAATCTGCGGAGAACGGGGGATTCTCCTCGCCGTCGACAACACCTTCGCCAGCCCCTACTTCCAGCGCCCCCTCGACCTCGGAGCCGACATCGTGGTCCATAGCACCACCAAATACCTCGGCGGCCACAGCGATGTCATGGGCGGAGCCATCATTACCAACGACGGAAAGCTGCACACCGCCATCAGGAACTACCAGGCCACAGCCGGAGCCATTCCCGCACCATGGGAGTGCTGGCTTATCATGCGCGGTCTGAAAACCCTAAAAATCAGGATGAAGGAACACGAAGCCAACGCCCTCCACCTCGCACGGTTCCTCGAACAGCAACCTGCCGTCAGCCGGGTACTCTACCCCGGCCTCCCCTCACACCCGCAGCATGAGCTTGCCGCCAGCCAGATGGAGGGATTTGGAGGCATGATCACCATCGAACTGAAAGGAGGCATGCATGCCGTGGAGAAACTAATCAAAGGGTTGAAGCTGTTCATACTTGCAGACAGTCTCGGAGGGGTGGAATCCCTGATTGCCTCACCTTCCCGGATGACCCTCTGGGCCCTTTCCCCGGAAGAAAAAGCAGCCCGGGAATGCACTGAAGGGCTCGTCAGGCTCTCAATCGGCCTGGAAAACGCCCGAGACCTCGAAGATGACCTCAGTTCTGCTCTCGAAGGCTGCTAG
- a CDS encoding FAD:protein FMN transferase: protein MDIFRFGFTAMAGDGEMVIAAESRREAQRVSARAIEEVSRIECRYSRYRPDGVLAAINGAAGKGPLPCDRETGSLLRYADVLYGSSEGLFDITSGILRTVWDFKKGTVPGTDELAAALGRVGWAKVELQERSIVLPEGMQIDFGGFGKEYASDRAAACLHQDGIRHGYVNLAGDIRVVGPKPDGSAWSIGIRDPRQRERSIASVPLFSGALATSGDYERYFEADGHRYCHVLSPLTGYPVTYWRSVSVVAPTATAAGSLSTIAMLKEKDGLAFLEESGMAYFAVDRTGTIHQRNCELEVAPCREKE from the coding sequence ATGGATATTTTCAGGTTCGGTTTTACTGCCATGGCGGGCGACGGGGAAATGGTTATAGCTGCAGAGAGCCGGCGTGAGGCACAGCGGGTTTCAGCGCGGGCCATTGAAGAGGTATCCCGCATTGAGTGCCGGTATTCCCGGTACAGGCCCGATGGTGTTCTTGCTGCCATCAACGGTGCGGCGGGAAAGGGCCCGCTGCCGTGTGATCGGGAGACGGGCTCGCTCCTGCGTTACGCTGATGTCCTGTATGGAAGCAGTGAGGGTCTCTTTGACATAACATCAGGTATCCTTCGGACTGTCTGGGATTTCAAGAAGGGGACGGTTCCCGGGACTGATGAGCTCGCCGCTGCTCTGGGACGGGTCGGCTGGGCGAAGGTCGAGCTGCAGGAGCGGAGCATCGTCCTTCCCGAGGGGATGCAGATTGACTTCGGCGGGTTCGGCAAGGAGTACGCTTCCGACCGTGCTGCAGCGTGTCTGCATCAGGACGGCATCCGCCATGGGTATGTCAACCTCGCAGGTGATATCCGGGTAGTGGGTCCGAAACCAGACGGGAGTGCATGGTCGATTGGGATCCGCGACCCACGGCAGCGGGAAAGGAGCATCGCATCGGTGCCGCTTTTTTCAGGTGCGCTTGCCACAAGCGGTGATTACGAGCGTTACTTCGAGGCTGATGGCCATCGTTACTGCCATGTGCTCAGTCCGCTGACCGGGTACCCGGTCACCTACTGGCGTTCGGTTTCTGTTGTGGCTCCGACAGCGACGGCTGCGGGAAGCCTCTCGACCATCGCCATGCTGAAGGAGAAGGATGGGCTGGCTTTTCTTGAGGAGTCAGGGATGGCATACTTTGCCGTCGACAGAACGGGTACCATTCATCAGAGGAACTGCGAACTGGAGGTCGCACCATGCAGAGAGAAAGAATAA
- the thiH gene encoding 2-iminoacetate synthase ThiH codes for MKEVPAWLVDEGSTAEMRRMLSSDSPVDIETLAARARAITLRRFGRTISLYAPLYLSNHCPSGCAYCGFASDRTTLRRRLEEDEIRREIAAMKKLGIRDILLLTGERTAVAGFDYLRRAVEIAAEEMPRVSVETFPMSVEEYRELARCGCTGVTIYQETYDRGRYEELHRWGPKKDFLHRLETPERALEGGIKTVGIGALLGLSEPVEEALRLYRHARHLAKTWWRAGISASFPRMRPEQGGWQPPFNVSDHQLARMILAFRIGLPDMDLALSTRERASFRDGMAGLGVTRMSIASKTTVGGYDEGETGERGQFDISDERSAGEFCQALRNRGIEPVFKNWDGAYNGPATQIIPTGGLKETIP; via the coding sequence ATGAAGGAAGTCCCCGCATGGCTGGTGGATGAAGGGAGTACTGCGGAAATGCGCCGGATGCTCTCTTCCGATTCCCCGGTCGACATTGAAACCCTCGCCGCCCGTGCCCGCGCCATCACCCTGCGCCGATTCGGACGAACCATATCGCTCTATGCCCCGCTCTACCTGTCGAACCACTGCCCGAGCGGTTGCGCATACTGCGGGTTCGCATCCGACAGGACCACCCTGAGACGGCGGCTTGAAGAGGATGAGATCAGAAGGGAGATTGCCGCCATGAAAAAGCTTGGCATCCGGGACATCCTCCTCCTCACCGGCGAACGGACTGCGGTGGCCGGGTTCGACTACCTGCGCCGTGCCGTGGAGATCGCCGCAGAGGAAATGCCGCGCGTGTCGGTGGAAACCTTCCCGATGAGCGTAGAAGAATACAGGGAACTTGCCAGATGCGGCTGCACCGGCGTCACCATCTACCAGGAGACCTATGACCGGGGGCGTTACGAAGAGCTCCACCGATGGGGTCCCAAGAAAGATTTTCTCCACCGCCTCGAAACCCCTGAACGGGCGCTGGAAGGCGGCATCAAAACCGTCGGTATCGGAGCCCTGCTCGGGCTCTCCGAACCCGTCGAGGAAGCGCTCCGGCTCTACCGCCATGCGCGCCATCTTGCCAAAACCTGGTGGCGTGCAGGCATTTCGGCCTCATTCCCGCGCATGCGCCCTGAACAGGGCGGCTGGCAGCCCCCATTCAATGTAAGCGACCATCAGCTCGCCCGTATGATTCTGGCTTTCCGCATCGGTCTTCCAGACATGGATCTTGCGCTCTCGACCCGCGAACGGGCATCATTCCGCGACGGCATGGCCGGACTCGGCGTAACGCGCATGAGCATCGCCAGCAAAACAACTGTCGGCGGATACGATGAGGGGGAAACCGGCGAGCGGGGACAGTTTGACATTTCCGACGAGCGGAGCGCCGGGGAGTTCTGTCAGGCACTGCGAAATCGGGGAATTGAACCGGTCTTCAAGAACTGGGACGGGGCATACAACGGACCGGCAACACAAATCATCCCTACCGGAGGGCTTAAGGAAACCATCCCATGA
- a CDS encoding HesA/MoeB/ThiF family protein — protein MNLSAQEQERYSRHLALPEIGMEGQQRLRASRVLIVGAGGLGSPAALYLSAAGVGTIGLIDGDTVDLTNLQRQILHTTASVGIKKVDSARECLMALNPNQNLHIYPFRLSSENAGEIVRGYDFVVDATDSFGSKFLISRACHATRKPYSHAGITRFFGQAMTVIPGKTTCCHCIFHEDEAPPEAAPEGPLGAMPGVIGSIQAIETIKVLLAIGTPLYDTLLTCNTLTMEFRRVTVRRDPRCPLCGTL, from the coding sequence ATGAACTTGAGCGCACAGGAACAGGAGCGATACAGCCGCCATCTCGCACTGCCGGAAATCGGCATGGAAGGTCAGCAACGACTGAGGGCGTCACGAGTGCTGATTGTCGGCGCAGGCGGCCTCGGATCCCCGGCAGCACTCTATCTTTCAGCGGCAGGAGTGGGAACAATCGGGCTCATTGACGGCGACACAGTGGACCTTACGAACCTCCAGCGCCAGATCCTTCATACAACGGCTTCGGTGGGGATAAAAAAGGTTGACTCCGCCAGAGAGTGCCTCATGGCTCTCAATCCCAACCAGAACCTCCACATCTACCCGTTCAGGCTGAGCAGCGAAAACGCCGGGGAAATAGTCAGGGGCTATGACTTCGTGGTGGATGCAACCGATTCGTTCGGCTCGAAATTCCTCATTTCGAGGGCCTGCCATGCAACCCGCAAACCTTATTCACATGCCGGCATCACCCGTTTTTTCGGTCAGGCAATGACAGTCATCCCGGGTAAAACAACCTGCTGCCACTGCATCTTCCATGAGGACGAAGCGCCGCCCGAAGCCGCCCCCGAGGGACCGCTCGGTGCCATGCCGGGAGTGATCGGCTCCATTCAGGCAATTGAAACCATAAAAGTGCTGCTCGCAATCGGCACGCCACTCTACGACACGCTCCTCACCTGCAACACCCTTACCATGGAATTCCGCAGGGTGACTGTCCGGCGCGATCCTCGCTGTCCGCTCTGCGGTACCCTGTAA
- the thiS gene encoding sulfur carrier protein ThiS: MLTIELNGKPEPVVEGSTVADMLAILGADGRKVATVVNEHIVRPPERTTAVLQDGDRVEILVFAGGG, translated from the coding sequence ATGCTTACTATTGAACTGAACGGAAAGCCCGAACCCGTAGTCGAAGGTTCAACGGTGGCCGACATGCTCGCCATCCTTGGTGCCGACGGCAGAAAGGTGGCGACGGTAGTCAACGAGCACATTGTCCGCCCTCCCGAACGAACGACCGCTGTCCTCCAGGATGGAGACAGGGTGGAAATTCTGGTATTTGCCGGAGGCGGATGA
- the dsbD gene encoding protein-disulfide reductase DsbD, whose amino-acid sequence MQRERIIKNEHRHVRWLTMALLVLSSMLPQRVFASDFLDPDQAFKLKATLTDSNMVVLDWDIANGCKLYRDRITVNVGSGSATLQEPVLPKGATITDEVTGEALEIYHDHLKVVVPIVSADAPFRLDVAYQGCADAGLCYPPLTRMYLVEQGRPGLLAESVDDGGTGDPSESAASSEQAPAIAGGASSGSDDMSLAKATLEGGSLWKIGLAFLVFGLLLSFTPCVLPMVPILSSIIVGEGTVSRRHGFLMAVAYCLGMAFVYTSLGVAAGLAGEGLAGALQKPWVLVTFAALLVLLSLSMFDVYQLQMPQSLQTKLGRASDCLKGGRFAGVFVMGSLSALIVGPCVAAPLAGTLVYISQTGNVVLGGLALFAMAMGMSLPLLLVGLSAGALLPKAGAWMISVKYLFGLMLIAVAIWMVTPVLPPTVIMVVWGAFAILCAVFLGVFGAMPEKPSIGRRFSKALGVVLIVIGVMELFGAASGGERPLEPLSEIRPARASVGIRESKPLFRRITSVAELDEVLRSADQPLMLDFYADWCVACKEMDRFTFHDPAVMNRLQDFTLLQVNVTANTLEDRALMKRFSLFGPPGIIFFDRFGHELPDRRIVGVMDAPAFLQHLQGIMKP is encoded by the coding sequence ATGCAGAGAGAAAGAATAATCAAGAACGAGCATCGCCATGTCCGGTGGCTCACGATGGCCCTGCTCGTGCTGTCCAGCATGCTTCCACAGCGGGTTTTTGCCTCGGATTTCCTGGATCCGGACCAGGCCTTCAAGCTCAAAGCCACGTTGACGGACTCAAACATGGTCGTGCTGGACTGGGATATCGCGAACGGGTGCAAGCTCTACCGTGACAGGATAACTGTCAATGTCGGGAGCGGATCGGCAACGCTGCAGGAACCCGTTCTGCCGAAAGGGGCGACGATTACCGATGAGGTGACCGGTGAAGCGCTCGAGATCTACCATGACCATCTTAAGGTGGTTGTCCCGATTGTATCTGCCGACGCCCCGTTCCGGCTTGATGTTGCATATCAGGGGTGTGCCGATGCGGGGCTCTGCTATCCTCCCCTGACCCGCATGTACCTTGTTGAACAAGGCCGGCCGGGTCTACTGGCTGAATCGGTTGACGATGGAGGAACGGGGGACCCATCGGAATCTGCTGCATCCTCGGAGCAGGCTCCTGCCATTGCTGGCGGTGCTTCTTCCGGAAGTGATGACATGTCCCTTGCCAAAGCGACGCTTGAGGGTGGAAGTCTCTGGAAGATCGGCCTTGCGTTCCTTGTGTTCGGTCTTCTGCTCTCGTTCACTCCGTGTGTGCTGCCGATGGTTCCTATTCTGTCTTCAATCATTGTCGGAGAGGGAACGGTCAGCCGTCGCCATGGTTTCCTGATGGCGGTCGCATACTGCCTGGGCATGGCCTTCGTCTACACTTCCCTTGGGGTTGCCGCCGGACTGGCTGGCGAAGGCCTTGCCGGCGCGCTCCAGAAACCATGGGTGCTTGTCACGTTTGCAGCGCTTCTTGTGCTGTTGTCCCTGTCAATGTTCGACGTCTACCAACTACAGATGCCGCAGTCGCTCCAGACGAAGCTTGGCAGGGCGTCGGACTGCCTTAAGGGAGGGCGGTTCGCCGGGGTATTCGTCATGGGTTCCCTCTCCGCCTTGATTGTCGGCCCCTGTGTTGCTGCTCCGCTTGCTGGGACGCTGGTCTATATCAGTCAGACCGGCAATGTTGTGCTGGGGGGGCTTGCGCTCTTTGCGATGGCTATGGGGATGAGCTTGCCGCTCCTTCTTGTGGGACTTTCCGCCGGGGCGCTTCTGCCGAAAGCCGGTGCATGGATGATCAGCGTCAAGTACCTGTTCGGCCTCATGTTGATTGCCGTCGCCATCTGGATGGTTACACCAGTCCTGCCTCCAACTGTCATTATGGTGGTCTGGGGCGCCTTTGCCATCCTTTGTGCGGTGTTCCTCGGCGTGTTCGGCGCCATGCCGGAAAAACCCTCGATCGGCCGCCGTTTTTCCAAAGCGCTGGGTGTGGTGCTGATCGTCATCGGGGTGATGGAACTCTTTGGCGCTGCTTCCGGTGGAGAGCGCCCGCTCGAGCCTCTCTCGGAGATTCGTCCGGCCAGGGCCTCCGTGGGGATTCGGGAGTCAAAACCTCTTTTCAGGCGCATCACCTCGGTTGCCGAACTCGACGAGGTGCTGCGCTCAGCCGACCAGCCGCTCATGCTCGATTTTTATGCGGACTGGTGTGTTGCATGCAAGGAGATGGACCGCTTCACCTTCCACGATCCGGCGGTGATGAACCGTCTGCAGGACTTTACGTTGCTGCAGGTCAATGTGACTGCAAATACACTAGAAGACCGGGCTCTCATGAAGCGCTTCAGCCTGTTCGGTCCTCCCGGAATCATTTTTTTTGACCGCTTTGGTCATGAACTGCCGGATCGGCGGATTGTAGGGGTGATGGATGCTCCAGCGTTCCTGCAACATCTGCAGGGTATCATGAAGCCCTGA
- a CDS encoding DUF4266 domain-containing protein encodes MMNINKKKIMQYAVLLTIAVLSGCSSVKPWQKGTLARPEMTFEGDRLDNMYIEHIYSSKEGASGGAGVAGGGCGCN; translated from the coding sequence ATGATGAACATCAACAAGAAAAAGATCATGCAGTATGCAGTGCTGCTGACCATTGCGGTACTTTCGGGCTGTTCTTCCGTGAAGCCCTGGCAAAAGGGTACGCTGGCGCGCCCCGAAATGACGTTCGAGGGTGACCGGTTAGACAATATGTATATCGAGCATATCTACAGCAGCAAGGAAGGTGCATCGGGTGGCGCAGGAGTAGCCGGCGGCGGATGCGGATGCAATTAA
- a CDS encoding DUF3570 domain-containing protein, producing MTKTSIQNNKPNVLGAALVGAAIASLPSVQFAHAESAPERGIVSFKYLNYKDSQTGPSTSSGEAVDDVVSYDALSGASGSAGSGGDDDRININAYSVYAMTPIAGKWSVGGTLTYDAVSGASPSFHSFGLSAMEDTRKAADLQLTRYFSRGSVTAGTSYSSESDYISRNYSLQASLSTEDNNTTLTMGASMTRDSINPNNQPNLHEKKNIDGGLIGVTQVVSKNDIVQLNLGYSGGTGYYSDPYKINDNRPRKRNMTTFMARWNHHFDETDGSGHFSYRYYSDTFGIRAHMLGAEYVQPLGDGWTVTPLLRLYSQTEADFYVKTTAEEIASLNPADNPAYQPPQPSGIYYTHDQRLSAFGAITAGLKVSKQIDKDWTVDAKYEYYHQDSGWSISGNPDSGLYPFSARTIQIGVSRLL from the coding sequence ATGACCAAGACTTCAATACAGAACAACAAGCCGAACGTGCTCGGTGCGGCTCTGGTTGGCGCTGCCATTGCGTCGCTGCCATCCGTCCAGTTCGCTCATGCCGAGTCAGCGCCGGAGCGGGGCATCGTGAGCTTCAAATACCTCAATTATAAAGACAGCCAGACAGGGCCGTCCACGTCTTCCGGCGAGGCAGTAGATGACGTTGTCAGCTACGATGCACTTTCCGGCGCGTCAGGGTCGGCGGGAAGCGGAGGGGACGATGACCGTATCAACATCAACGCGTACTCCGTCTACGCCATGACGCCGATTGCCGGCAAGTGGTCGGTCGGTGGCACCTTGACCTATGATGCGGTGTCGGGTGCCTCGCCTTCATTCCATTCCTTCGGTCTTTCAGCCATGGAGGATACCCGCAAGGCCGCCGACCTGCAGCTCACCCGCTATTTCTCTCGTGGATCGGTAACTGCGGGCACCAGCTATTCCTCTGAGTCGGATTATATCTCACGGAATTATTCCCTGCAGGCGAGCCTCTCGACAGAGGACAATAACACCACCCTCACCATGGGGGCCAGCATGACGCGGGACAGTATCAATCCCAATAACCAGCCGAACCTCCACGAGAAGAAGAATATTGACGGAGGGCTTATCGGTGTGACGCAGGTGGTGTCGAAGAACGACATTGTTCAGCTCAATCTGGGGTATTCCGGAGGGACGGGGTACTATTCCGATCCATACAAAATAAATGACAACAGGCCGCGAAAGCGTAATATGACAACGTTCATGGCTCGTTGGAATCACCATTTCGACGAAACAGACGGGAGCGGACATTTTTCGTACCGCTATTATTCAGACACCTTCGGCATCAGGGCGCATATGCTCGGTGCCGAATACGTCCAGCCGCTCGGAGACGGCTGGACCGTCACACCGCTCCTCAGGCTCTATTCACAGACTGAGGCTGATTTTTATGTGAAGACAACGGCTGAAGAAATCGCAAGCCTCAACCCGGCCGATAATCCTGCGTATCAGCCGCCCCAGCCGAGCGGAATCTATTATACCCATGACCAACGCCTCTCAGCTTTCGGCGCTATAACGGCAGGGCTGAAGGTGAGCAAGCAGATCGACAAGGACTGGACGGTTGACGCAAAGTATGAATATTACCATCAGGACTCCGGCTGGTCGATCAGCGGCAACCCGGATTCCGGACTGTATCCGTTCAGCGCCCGTACCATTCAGATCGGGGTGTCACGGCTGTTATGA
- a CDS encoding TlpA family protein disulfide reductase, whose amino-acid sequence MSFTGNALALDAGQRAVDFSLPGTQGPVSLADRAGSVVYVDFWASWCGPCRESFSWMNSMQQKYRSKGLRVIAINLDARRADAWKFLAEHPAAFTVAFDGTGKTPDIYGVKGMPTSFLVGRDGKIVLRHTGFKASDRQQLEKQIQAALEGGK is encoded by the coding sequence ATGAGTTTTACTGGCAATGCCCTTGCACTTGATGCTGGGCAGCGGGCTGTCGATTTTTCCCTTCCCGGGACACAAGGCCCGGTCAGCCTTGCTGATAGAGCGGGTTCGGTTGTATATGTCGATTTCTGGGCTTCGTGGTGCGGTCCATGCCGGGAGTCCTTCTCCTGGATGAACAGCATGCAGCAGAAATACCGTTCAAAAGGACTCCGGGTCATCGCAATCAACCTTGATGCGCGCCGTGCAGACGCCTGGAAATTCCTTGCTGAACATCCTGCCGCATTCACTGTCGCATTCGATGGGACGGGGAAAACCCCGGATATTTATGGCGTCAAGGGGATGCCGACCAGTTTCCTTGTTGGCCGGGACGGCAAAATCGTCCTACGGCATACAGGCTTCAAGGCTTCTGATCGCCAACAGCTTGAAAAACAGATACAGGCAGCACTGGAGGGAGGAAAATGA
- a CDS encoding thiazole synthase gives MDALHIGSHTFNSRLILGTGKFSSTDVMLRAVRASKAELVTVALRRFNREQLEDDLFGPLSQLEGITLMPNTSGASTAAEAVKAAHISRELSGSPFIKVEIHPNPQHLMPDPIETFEAAKILASEGFLVMPYISADPVLAKRLEEVGCASVMPLGAAIGSGRGLSTAGMLEIIIRESAIPVIVDAGLRAPSEAARAMEMGCSAVLVNSAIAAAENPEEMAAAFRDGTSAGRRAYRAGLMTESGDAVPTSPLTSFLGERR, from the coding sequence ATGGACGCACTCCACATAGGATCCCACACCTTCAACTCCCGCCTGATCCTCGGAACAGGAAAATTCAGCAGCACCGATGTCATGCTCCGGGCCGTCCGGGCCTCGAAGGCGGAGCTGGTCACCGTAGCGCTCCGCCGCTTCAACCGCGAACAGCTCGAGGACGATCTCTTCGGCCCGCTCAGTCAGCTGGAGGGCATCACCCTCATGCCGAACACCTCCGGAGCCTCGACAGCCGCCGAAGCCGTCAAAGCCGCGCACATCAGCCGCGAGCTCTCCGGAAGCCCATTCATCAAGGTGGAGATCCATCCGAACCCGCAGCACCTGATGCCAGATCCGATAGAAACCTTTGAAGCCGCAAAGATCCTTGCTTCGGAAGGGTTCCTGGTCATGCCCTACATTTCGGCAGACCCGGTGCTGGCCAAGCGCCTTGAAGAGGTCGGTTGCGCGTCCGTCATGCCGCTCGGTGCCGCCATCGGCAGCGGCCGTGGACTCTCGACGGCAGGGATGCTCGAGATCATCATCCGGGAAAGCGCCATCCCCGTCATCGTCGACGCAGGTCTGCGCGCTCCATCCGAAGCAGCACGCGCCATGGAGATGGGCTGCAGCGCCGTTCTCGTCAACAGCGCAATCGCCGCTGCAGAAAACCCCGAGGAAATGGCCGCGGCCTTCCGCGACGGCACATCTGCCGGCCGCAGAGCCTACAGAGCCGGTCTCATGACTGAAAGCGGAGATGCCGTCCCGACAAGCCCCCTCACCTCATTCCTCGGGGAAAGACGATGA
- a CDS encoding cytochrome c biogenesis protein ResB gives MAPHPRKWFHAPWEFREAALAATLTLALGFAVQYSLGGAGITMPAWPLNGIILALIALATLTLGLSFRNHPMVQWLGGIPLGLSLILSLAILSFIGGMVPQGAAGNPAAMQLGLYSIFSSWPFALTVAIFFVNLGLSLVWKTIPFSPKNLQFILFHAGFWIALACGIFGSSDLQRLVVPVYEGRSTSRGLVSGEGRDVVELPFSIKLHDFSIEEYPPQLMFYDPESDRFIMAGSQAVTEVHKGTRVSWKGTDVEVTEFMTSAMPGPSGNPVAAPPSAGIPYAKVRITGSGAQPDTWLSTGGPGMRPYVAGIDSQILIMVPGSPKSYRSAVTLQAEGGRSLEAELEVNKPVNFEGWKIYQMGYDEESGRFSTLSLLEAIRDPWLPGVYLGFFMILGGNALFFWNGIKRSGVQA, from the coding sequence ATGGCCCCTCACCCGCGAAAATGGTTTCATGCCCCCTGGGAATTCAGGGAGGCGGCACTTGCAGCGACACTGACCCTAGCGCTCGGATTCGCCGTTCAGTATAGCCTCGGAGGGGCGGGCATAACCATGCCGGCCTGGCCACTCAACGGCATCATTCTCGCCCTCATTGCGCTTGCCACCCTCACACTCGGCCTATCGTTCCGGAACCACCCCATGGTGCAGTGGCTCGGCGGCATCCCCCTCGGGCTCTCCCTCATTTTATCCCTCGCCATCCTCTCATTCATCGGCGGCATGGTACCGCAAGGTGCGGCGGGCAATCCGGCAGCGATGCAGCTCGGCCTTTACAGCATATTTTCAAGCTGGCCCTTTGCCCTGACCGTAGCCATTTTCTTCGTGAACCTCGGCCTCTCGCTCGTATGGAAAACCATTCCATTCAGCCCCAAAAACCTGCAGTTCATTTTGTTCCATGCAGGCTTCTGGATTGCACTCGCATGCGGTATTTTCGGCAGTTCGGATCTCCAGCGGCTGGTCGTTCCAGTCTATGAAGGCCGGAGCACCAGCCGGGGCCTGGTGTCGGGTGAAGGAAGAGATGTTGTCGAGCTACCGTTCTCGATCAAGCTCCATGACTTCTCGATAGAGGAATACCCGCCCCAGCTCATGTTCTATGATCCGGAGTCGGACCGCTTCATCATGGCCGGTTCCCAGGCGGTCACCGAGGTCCATAAAGGCACCAGAGTCTCATGGAAAGGCACCGACGTGGAGGTAACGGAGTTCATGACTTCTGCCATGCCGGGCCCTAGCGGCAATCCCGTTGCAGCACCTCCATCAGCAGGCATCCCATACGCGAAAGTCCGCATCACCGGCAGCGGAGCGCAGCCCGACACCTGGCTCAGCACCGGAGGGCCCGGCATGAGGCCCTATGTCGCGGGTATCGACTCCCAGATTCTCATCATGGTTCCGGGATCACCGAAGTCATACCGCTCGGCGGTCACCTTACAGGCCGAAGGGGGCCGAAGCCTCGAAGCAGAGCTAGAGGTGAACAAGCCGGTGAACTTCGAAGGCTGGAAAATCTACCAGATGGGGTACGACGAAGAATCAGGACGATTCTCGACGCTCAGCCTTCTTGAAGCAATACGCGATCCATGGCTCCCGGGGGTCTATCTCGGGTTTTTCATGATACTCGGAGGCAATGCGCTCTTTTTCTGGAACGGCATCAAACGATCGGGGGTTCAGGCATGA